In one window of Henckelia pumila isolate YLH828 chromosome 1, ASM3356847v2, whole genome shotgun sequence DNA:
- the LOC140859929 gene encoding uncharacterized protein, protein MDVTFVWSAECEHSFDELRGRLTSIPVISLPSSFGDYVVYTDASLQGLYFHNRAVSSVVHEWCSLGFTFRHKGDHKGIRAFSVLADPTLFARIREIHLSDPKTQRLARHAQRHNTFGFHFQSDGLSFSSRRAVVPDDSSLHEKILSQAHHSRFNVHPDSAKMYKDLCTRFLWKGMKHNVYNFLSHFLVCQQI, encoded by the exons ATGGATGTTACTTTTGTCTGGTCCGCGGAGTGTGAGCATAGCTTCGATGAGTTGAGGGGACGTCTGACTAGCATTCCTGTGATTTCTTTGCCATCGAGTTTTGGTGAttatgtggtttacacagacgcatctctccagggtttg TACTTTCATAATAGAGCTGTGTCTAGTGTTGTTCATGAGTGGTGTTCTTTGGGTTTCACTTTTCGCCACAAGGGAGATCACAAAGGGATTCGAGCATTTTCAGTGTTAGCCGATCCGACGTTGTTTGCTCGTATCCGAGAAATTCATCTTTCTGATCCAAAGACGCAAAGGTTAGCCAGGCATGCTCAGAGACACAACACATTTGGCTTCCATTTTCAGTCAGATGGTTTGTCATTTTCATCTAGAAGAGCGGTTGTGCCTGATGATTCATCTTTGCACGAGAAGATTCTGTCTCAAGCTCATCATAGTAGATTCAACGTACATCCAGATAGTgctaagatgtacaaggatctatgtaCCAGATTCttgtggaaagggatgaagcacaATGTTTACAATTTTTTATCCCATTTCCTTGTTTGTCAGCAGATATGA